In Meleagris gallopavo isolate NT-WF06-2002-E0010 breed Aviagen turkey brand Nicholas breeding stock chromosome 3, Turkey_5.1, whole genome shotgun sequence, one DNA window encodes the following:
- the TMEM71 gene encoding transmembrane protein 71 isoform X1: MYEMSHVTSTPRGSSTAHDGEHRHSLSEHIYQSYACTFLNDGTAYRCCSTSPSRGSLFTCRRSPRLLSNGYYILTEDSFLSDEDGNITLSPSQTSVTYKENLVRIFRQRKKMRRSLASLFSLSASSQWLSSTILNTMDSSHVDDPWPDKCSELQASQTDTDNSDFSCEYNILVPQGQIPASIGASLTKDEEFIEPGKSLFASPSCSPFMIDGNEDTLNKSESNSVPNFLAQIAALMVCLIISVCTRYFLGGLSAILFLIILVFLVSQDAALSSFFSFVTSFKTTKFGIIEKKE; the protein is encoded by the exons ATGTACGAAATGTCACATGTTACATCAACACCACGAGGAA GTTCAACAGCGCATGATGGAGAACACAGGCACAGTCTCTCAGAACATATTTATCAAAG TTATGCTTGCACCTTTCTCAATGATGGCACTGCCTACAGGTGCTGTTCCACAAGCCCTTCGAGAGGCTCCCTCTTCACATGTCGCCGCAGCCCTCGGCTGCTTTCCAATGGTTATTACATTTTGACAGAAGACAGCTTTCTGTCTGATGAAGATGGCAACATAACACTGTCACCATCCCAGACAAGCGTTACCTATAAAGAAAACTTAGTTCG GATATTCcgacaaaggaagaaaatgagacgCTCTCTTGCCAGCTTGTTCAGTCTCAGTGCCTCCAGCCAGTGGCTTAGCAGCACCATTCTCAACACTATGGATTCCTCCCATGTAGACGATCCTTGGCCTGACAAATGCAGtgaactacaggccagtcagaCTGATACTG ACAATTCAGACTTTTCTTGTGAATATAACATCTTAGTGCCACAAGGGCAAATTCCAGCATCTATTGGAGCCTCTCTTACCAAAGATGAGGAGTTTATTGAGCCCGGGAAATCACTGTTTGCCTCACCATCCTGCTCTCCGTTTATGATAGATGGAAATGAAGATACACTGAACAAGTCAG aatcCAATTCAGTGCCAAATTTTCTAGCTCAGATCGCTGCACTGATGGTGTGCTTAATCATTTCAGTATGTACAAG GTATTTTCTGGGAGGATTGTCTGCCATTTTGTTCTTGATAATTTTAGTCT TTCTTGTGTCCCAAGATGCTGCTCTGTcatctttcttcagttttgtcaCATCTTTCAAAACAACAAAGTTTG gaataattgaaaagaaagaatag
- the TMEM71 gene encoding transmembrane protein 71 isoform X2 produces the protein MNQSFSRCSTAHDGEHRHSLSEHIYQSYACTFLNDGTAYRCCSTSPSRGSLFTCRRSPRLLSNGYYILTEDSFLSDEDGNITLSPSQTSVTYKENLVRIFRQRKKMRRSLASLFSLSASSQWLSSTILNTMDSSHVDDPWPDKCSELQASQTDTDNSDFSCEYNILVPQGQIPASIGASLTKDEEFIEPGKSLFASPSCSPFMIDGNEDTLNKSESNSVPNFLAQIAALMVCLIISVCTRYFLGGLSAILFLIILVFLVSQDAALSSFFSFVTSFKTTKFGIIEKKE, from the exons ATGAACCAGTCCTTTTCAAGAT GTTCAACAGCGCATGATGGAGAACACAGGCACAGTCTCTCAGAACATATTTATCAAAG TTATGCTTGCACCTTTCTCAATGATGGCACTGCCTACAGGTGCTGTTCCACAAGCCCTTCGAGAGGCTCCCTCTTCACATGTCGCCGCAGCCCTCGGCTGCTTTCCAATGGTTATTACATTTTGACAGAAGACAGCTTTCTGTCTGATGAAGATGGCAACATAACACTGTCACCATCCCAGACAAGCGTTACCTATAAAGAAAACTTAGTTCG GATATTCcgacaaaggaagaaaatgagacgCTCTCTTGCCAGCTTGTTCAGTCTCAGTGCCTCCAGCCAGTGGCTTAGCAGCACCATTCTCAACACTATGGATTCCTCCCATGTAGACGATCCTTGGCCTGACAAATGCAGtgaactacaggccagtcagaCTGATACTG ACAATTCAGACTTTTCTTGTGAATATAACATCTTAGTGCCACAAGGGCAAATTCCAGCATCTATTGGAGCCTCTCTTACCAAAGATGAGGAGTTTATTGAGCCCGGGAAATCACTGTTTGCCTCACCATCCTGCTCTCCGTTTATGATAGATGGAAATGAAGATACACTGAACAAGTCAG aatcCAATTCAGTGCCAAATTTTCTAGCTCAGATCGCTGCACTGATGGTGTGCTTAATCATTTCAGTATGTACAAG GTATTTTCTGGGAGGATTGTCTGCCATTTTGTTCTTGATAATTTTAGTCT TTCTTGTGTCCCAAGATGCTGCTCTGTcatctttcttcagttttgtcaCATCTTTCAAAACAACAAAGTTTG gaataattgaaaagaaagaatag
- the TMEM71 gene encoding transmembrane protein 71 isoform X3, whose amino-acid sequence MDFPGSTAHDGEHRHSLSEHIYQSYACTFLNDGTAYRCCSTSPSRGSLFTCRRSPRLLSNGYYILTEDSFLSDEDGNITLSPSQTSVTYKENLVRIFRQRKKMRRSLASLFSLSASSQWLSSTILNTMDSSHVDDPWPDKCSELQASQTDTDNSDFSCEYNILVPQGQIPASIGASLTKDEEFIEPGKSLFASPSCSPFMIDGNEDTLNKSESNSVPNFLAQIAALMVCLIISVCTRYFLGGLSAILFLIILVFLVSQDAALSSFFSFVTSFKTTKFGIIEKKE is encoded by the exons ATGGATTTTCCAG GTTCAACAGCGCATGATGGAGAACACAGGCACAGTCTCTCAGAACATATTTATCAAAG TTATGCTTGCACCTTTCTCAATGATGGCACTGCCTACAGGTGCTGTTCCACAAGCCCTTCGAGAGGCTCCCTCTTCACATGTCGCCGCAGCCCTCGGCTGCTTTCCAATGGTTATTACATTTTGACAGAAGACAGCTTTCTGTCTGATGAAGATGGCAACATAACACTGTCACCATCCCAGACAAGCGTTACCTATAAAGAAAACTTAGTTCG GATATTCcgacaaaggaagaaaatgagacgCTCTCTTGCCAGCTTGTTCAGTCTCAGTGCCTCCAGCCAGTGGCTTAGCAGCACCATTCTCAACACTATGGATTCCTCCCATGTAGACGATCCTTGGCCTGACAAATGCAGtgaactacaggccagtcagaCTGATACTG ACAATTCAGACTTTTCTTGTGAATATAACATCTTAGTGCCACAAGGGCAAATTCCAGCATCTATTGGAGCCTCTCTTACCAAAGATGAGGAGTTTATTGAGCCCGGGAAATCACTGTTTGCCTCACCATCCTGCTCTCCGTTTATGATAGATGGAAATGAAGATACACTGAACAAGTCAG aatcCAATTCAGTGCCAAATTTTCTAGCTCAGATCGCTGCACTGATGGTGTGCTTAATCATTTCAGTATGTACAAG GTATTTTCTGGGAGGATTGTCTGCCATTTTGTTCTTGATAATTTTAGTCT TTCTTGTGTCCCAAGATGCTGCTCTGTcatctttcttcagttttgtcaCATCTTTCAAAACAACAAAGTTTG gaataattgaaaagaaagaatag
- the TMEM71 gene encoding transmembrane protein 71 isoform X4, giving the protein MYEMSHVTSTPRGSSTAHDGEHRHSLSEHIYQRCCSTSPSRGSLFTCRRSPRLLSNGYYILTEDSFLSDEDGNITLSPSQTSVTYKENLVRIFRQRKKMRRSLASLFSLSASSQWLSSTILNTMDSSHVDDPWPDKCSELQASQTDTDNSDFSCEYNILVPQGQIPASIGASLTKDEEFIEPGKSLFASPSCSPFMIDGNEDTLNKSESNSVPNFLAQIAALMVCLIISVCTRYFLGGLSAILFLIILVFLVSQDAALSSFFSFVTSFKTTKFGIIEKKE; this is encoded by the exons ATGTACGAAATGTCACATGTTACATCAACACCACGAGGAA GTTCAACAGCGCATGATGGAGAACACAGGCACAGTCTCTCAGAACATATTTATCAAAG GTGCTGTTCCACAAGCCCTTCGAGAGGCTCCCTCTTCACATGTCGCCGCAGCCCTCGGCTGCTTTCCAATGGTTATTACATTTTGACAGAAGACAGCTTTCTGTCTGATGAAGATGGCAACATAACACTGTCACCATCCCAGACAAGCGTTACCTATAAAGAAAACTTAGTTCG GATATTCcgacaaaggaagaaaatgagacgCTCTCTTGCCAGCTTGTTCAGTCTCAGTGCCTCCAGCCAGTGGCTTAGCAGCACCATTCTCAACACTATGGATTCCTCCCATGTAGACGATCCTTGGCCTGACAAATGCAGtgaactacaggccagtcagaCTGATACTG ACAATTCAGACTTTTCTTGTGAATATAACATCTTAGTGCCACAAGGGCAAATTCCAGCATCTATTGGAGCCTCTCTTACCAAAGATGAGGAGTTTATTGAGCCCGGGAAATCACTGTTTGCCTCACCATCCTGCTCTCCGTTTATGATAGATGGAAATGAAGATACACTGAACAAGTCAG aatcCAATTCAGTGCCAAATTTTCTAGCTCAGATCGCTGCACTGATGGTGTGCTTAATCATTTCAGTATGTACAAG GTATTTTCTGGGAGGATTGTCTGCCATTTTGTTCTTGATAATTTTAGTCT TTCTTGTGTCCCAAGATGCTGCTCTGTcatctttcttcagttttgtcaCATCTTTCAAAACAACAAAGTTTG gaataattgaaaagaaagaatag
- the TMEM71 gene encoding transmembrane protein 71 isoform X5 translates to MNQSFSRCSTAHDGEHRHSLSEHIYQRCCSTSPSRGSLFTCRRSPRLLSNGYYILTEDSFLSDEDGNITLSPSQTSVTYKENLVRIFRQRKKMRRSLASLFSLSASSQWLSSTILNTMDSSHVDDPWPDKCSELQASQTDTDNSDFSCEYNILVPQGQIPASIGASLTKDEEFIEPGKSLFASPSCSPFMIDGNEDTLNKSESNSVPNFLAQIAALMVCLIISVCTRYFLGGLSAILFLIILVFLVSQDAALSSFFSFVTSFKTTKFGIIEKKE, encoded by the exons ATGAACCAGTCCTTTTCAAGAT GTTCAACAGCGCATGATGGAGAACACAGGCACAGTCTCTCAGAACATATTTATCAAAG GTGCTGTTCCACAAGCCCTTCGAGAGGCTCCCTCTTCACATGTCGCCGCAGCCCTCGGCTGCTTTCCAATGGTTATTACATTTTGACAGAAGACAGCTTTCTGTCTGATGAAGATGGCAACATAACACTGTCACCATCCCAGACAAGCGTTACCTATAAAGAAAACTTAGTTCG GATATTCcgacaaaggaagaaaatgagacgCTCTCTTGCCAGCTTGTTCAGTCTCAGTGCCTCCAGCCAGTGGCTTAGCAGCACCATTCTCAACACTATGGATTCCTCCCATGTAGACGATCCTTGGCCTGACAAATGCAGtgaactacaggccagtcagaCTGATACTG ACAATTCAGACTTTTCTTGTGAATATAACATCTTAGTGCCACAAGGGCAAATTCCAGCATCTATTGGAGCCTCTCTTACCAAAGATGAGGAGTTTATTGAGCCCGGGAAATCACTGTTTGCCTCACCATCCTGCTCTCCGTTTATGATAGATGGAAATGAAGATACACTGAACAAGTCAG aatcCAATTCAGTGCCAAATTTTCTAGCTCAGATCGCTGCACTGATGGTGTGCTTAATCATTTCAGTATGTACAAG GTATTTTCTGGGAGGATTGTCTGCCATTTTGTTCTTGATAATTTTAGTCT TTCTTGTGTCCCAAGATGCTGCTCTGTcatctttcttcagttttgtcaCATCTTTCAAAACAACAAAGTTTG gaataattgaaaagaaagaatag
- the TMEM71 gene encoding transmembrane protein 71 isoform X6, whose product MDFPGSTAHDGEHRHSLSEHIYQRCCSTSPSRGSLFTCRRSPRLLSNGYYILTEDSFLSDEDGNITLSPSQTSVTYKENLVRIFRQRKKMRRSLASLFSLSASSQWLSSTILNTMDSSHVDDPWPDKCSELQASQTDTDNSDFSCEYNILVPQGQIPASIGASLTKDEEFIEPGKSLFASPSCSPFMIDGNEDTLNKSESNSVPNFLAQIAALMVCLIISVCTRYFLGGLSAILFLIILVFLVSQDAALSSFFSFVTSFKTTKFGIIEKKE is encoded by the exons ATGGATTTTCCAG GTTCAACAGCGCATGATGGAGAACACAGGCACAGTCTCTCAGAACATATTTATCAAAG GTGCTGTTCCACAAGCCCTTCGAGAGGCTCCCTCTTCACATGTCGCCGCAGCCCTCGGCTGCTTTCCAATGGTTATTACATTTTGACAGAAGACAGCTTTCTGTCTGATGAAGATGGCAACATAACACTGTCACCATCCCAGACAAGCGTTACCTATAAAGAAAACTTAGTTCG GATATTCcgacaaaggaagaaaatgagacgCTCTCTTGCCAGCTTGTTCAGTCTCAGTGCCTCCAGCCAGTGGCTTAGCAGCACCATTCTCAACACTATGGATTCCTCCCATGTAGACGATCCTTGGCCTGACAAATGCAGtgaactacaggccagtcagaCTGATACTG ACAATTCAGACTTTTCTTGTGAATATAACATCTTAGTGCCACAAGGGCAAATTCCAGCATCTATTGGAGCCTCTCTTACCAAAGATGAGGAGTTTATTGAGCCCGGGAAATCACTGTTTGCCTCACCATCCTGCTCTCCGTTTATGATAGATGGAAATGAAGATACACTGAACAAGTCAG aatcCAATTCAGTGCCAAATTTTCTAGCTCAGATCGCTGCACTGATGGTGTGCTTAATCATTTCAGTATGTACAAG GTATTTTCTGGGAGGATTGTCTGCCATTTTGTTCTTGATAATTTTAGTCT TTCTTGTGTCCCAAGATGCTGCTCTGTcatctttcttcagttttgtcaCATCTTTCAAAACAACAAAGTTTG gaataattgaaaagaaagaatag
- the TMEM71 gene encoding transmembrane protein 71 isoform X7 — MYEMSHVTSTPRGSSTAHDGEHRHSLSEHIYQSYACTFLNDGTAYRCCSTSPSRGSLFTCRRSPRLLSNGYYILTEDSFLSDEDGNITLSPSQTSVTYKENLVRIFRQRKKMRRSLASLFSLSASSQWLSSTILNTMDSSHVDDPWPDKCSELQASQTDTDEEFIEPGKSLFASPSCSPFMIDGNEDTLNKSESNSVPNFLAQIAALMVCLIISVCTRYFLGGLSAILFLIILVFLVSQDAALSSFFSFVTSFKTTKFGIIEKKE; from the exons ATGTACGAAATGTCACATGTTACATCAACACCACGAGGAA GTTCAACAGCGCATGATGGAGAACACAGGCACAGTCTCTCAGAACATATTTATCAAAG TTATGCTTGCACCTTTCTCAATGATGGCACTGCCTACAGGTGCTGTTCCACAAGCCCTTCGAGAGGCTCCCTCTTCACATGTCGCCGCAGCCCTCGGCTGCTTTCCAATGGTTATTACATTTTGACAGAAGACAGCTTTCTGTCTGATGAAGATGGCAACATAACACTGTCACCATCCCAGACAAGCGTTACCTATAAAGAAAACTTAGTTCG GATATTCcgacaaaggaagaaaatgagacgCTCTCTTGCCAGCTTGTTCAGTCTCAGTGCCTCCAGCCAGTGGCTTAGCAGCACCATTCTCAACACTATGGATTCCTCCCATGTAGACGATCCTTGGCCTGACAAATGCAGtgaactacaggccagtcagaCTGATACTG ATGAGGAGTTTATTGAGCCCGGGAAATCACTGTTTGCCTCACCATCCTGCTCTCCGTTTATGATAGATGGAAATGAAGATACACTGAACAAGTCAG aatcCAATTCAGTGCCAAATTTTCTAGCTCAGATCGCTGCACTGATGGTGTGCTTAATCATTTCAGTATGTACAAG GTATTTTCTGGGAGGATTGTCTGCCATTTTGTTCTTGATAATTTTAGTCT TTCTTGTGTCCCAAGATGCTGCTCTGTcatctttcttcagttttgtcaCATCTTTCAAAACAACAAAGTTTG gaataattgaaaagaaagaatag